The Candidatus Woesearchaeota archaeon genome window below encodes:
- a CDS encoding DUF655 domain-containing protein, whose translation MEQIEQEKIKQSKEEHAIILDFLPNGYPFDKRPSHKKTAIAHAIGTNYFTLLELVPKKEIFLQPYDEIYIGDGKRDKIHHIVGKLPISKLTGTAQKELEFVVKDIVHKNQKRFIDFFNKAQPLSTRMHQLELLPGLGKKHMWEILEQRSEKPFTDFADLKTRIKLMPDPEKIVIKRILSELSGKEKYLLFIE comes from the coding sequence ATGGAGCAAATAGAACAAGAAAAAATAAAACAGAGCAAAGAAGAGCATGCTATTATTCTGGACTTTTTGCCTAATGGATATCCTTTTGACAAAAGACCGAGTCATAAAAAGACTGCTATTGCGCATGCAATAGGCACTAATTACTTTACGTTATTAGAATTAGTTCCTAAAAAAGAAATATTTCTTCAACCCTATGATGAAATTTATATTGGAGATGGTAAACGGGATAAAATCCATCATATTGTTGGTAAATTGCCTATTTCTAAATTGACAGGAACTGCCCAGAAGGAGCTTGAATTTGTAGTCAAAGATATTGTTCATAAAAATCAGAAGCGGTTTATAGATTTTTTTAACAAAGCTCAACCTTTAAGCACCAGAATGCATCAATTAGAACTGCTTCCAGGATTAGGAAAAAAACATATGTGGGAAATACTTGAACAACGAAGTGAAAAACCATTTACTGATTTTGCTGACCTTAAAACTAGAATTAAACTTATGCCAGACCCGGAAAAAATTGTTATTAAACGAATATTATCTGAATTAAGTGGGAAAGAAAAATATCTTCTATTTATAGAATGA
- a CDS encoding 50S ribosomal protein L21e — translation MKRIGGNRRKTRYKLQKPLRQRGKLSLSKYFQTFDVGDKVNLIAEPAVQKGMYLPRYHNKSGIIQKKTGTCYEVKINDLGLDKVLIIHPVHLRKAKA, via the coding sequence ATGAAACGAATTGGTGGCAATCGGAGAAAAACCCGTTATAAACTTCAGAAACCTCTACGACAACGAGGTAAATTGAGTTTAAGTAAATACTTTCAAACATTTGATGTGGGTGATAAAGTAAATCTCATAGCTGAACCTGCGGTTCAAAAAGGAATGTATCTACCAAGATATCACAATAAGTCCGGAATTATACAAAAAAAGACAGGAACTTGCTATGAAGTTAAAATTAATGACCTCGGATTAGATAAGGTATTAATTATACACCCTGTCCATTTAAGAAAAGCAAAAGCTTGA
- a CDS encoding bifunctional (p)ppGpp synthetase/guanosine-3',5'-bis(diphosphate) 3'-pyrophosphohydrolase, producing the protein MRLDKFIEDILEYNPKANIKLIRKAYILAEDAHKGQTRFTGEPYFSHPVAVAEVLIKLKADSATICAALLHDIVEDTPVKIESVKQVFGEEIALLVDGVTKLDKIHFKSKEDYNAENLRKILIATGKDIRVMLIKLADRMHNMQTLKSLSPEKQERIAQETLEIYAPIAHKLGMWRVKGELEDLSLRYLKPEIYQYIKTKIAEKRGEREAQTKQLIKEIKEQLKKKNISARISGRAKYFFSIYKKMEKKKLNFDEINDLIAMRIITKTIPECYAALGIVHELWKPAPGRFKDYISVPKANGYQSLHTTVITGGGKRLEIQIRTEEMHHMAEDGVAAHWQYHGTERDKQFDKKISWLKQLLEWRAESTDAKQFIESLKIDLFEDEIVVFTPKGDPISLPVNSTPVDFAYMVHTSIGENCSKSLVNNKIAPLETVLHSGDVVEIITQKNAKPSRQWLKFVKTNKAKSKIRQALHMEVEHDPKAGRRKLEKLKESVPENLINYLEVVGMKSDQAKLSKCCNPQLSDRIVGFLTKDKKVTVHKQGCSNIHSLGQTKEIPVLWNKSSRTETTILRLLLEHKVGTLAKVLTCFVEKKVNISNINTKPSKDKVLTSITIETADKHIISELIKNLKTIPEVANVEEIKGFR; encoded by the coding sequence ATGCGATTAGATAAATTTATTGAGGATATTTTAGAATATAACCCAAAAGCTAATATTAAACTAATCAGAAAAGCCTATATTCTTGCTGAAGATGCCCATAAAGGTCAAACAAGATTCACCGGAGAACCTTATTTTTCCCATCCTGTTGCTGTTGCTGAAGTTTTAATAAAACTTAAGGCTGACTCTGCCACTATATGCGCAGCATTATTGCATGATATTGTTGAAGATACTCCTGTTAAAATAGAGTCAGTTAAACAAGTATTTGGAGAGGAAATTGCGTTGTTAGTTGATGGTGTAACTAAACTTGATAAGATTCATTTTAAATCAAAAGAAGACTATAATGCTGAAAATCTGAGAAAAATCTTAATTGCAACAGGAAAAGACATTCGTGTCATGCTTATTAAGCTCGCGGATAGAATGCACAATATGCAAACCTTAAAATCATTGTCTCCTGAAAAACAAGAACGAATTGCCCAAGAAACCCTTGAGATTTATGCGCCTATTGCTCACAAGCTTGGAATGTGGCGCGTTAAAGGTGAACTTGAAGATCTTTCCTTACGCTACTTGAAACCTGAAATCTACCAATACATTAAAACAAAAATTGCTGAAAAACGAGGAGAGCGAGAAGCGCAGACAAAGCAGCTTATCAAAGAAATCAAAGAACAGCTAAAGAAAAAAAATATTTCTGCAAGAATTTCTGGAAGAGCCAAATATTTTTTTAGCATCTACAAAAAAATGGAAAAGAAAAAATTGAATTTTGATGAGATTAATGATCTTATCGCTATGCGTATTATCACTAAAACAATTCCTGAATGCTATGCAGCTTTGGGGATTGTCCATGAATTATGGAAGCCAGCTCCTGGAAGATTTAAGGATTATATTTCTGTGCCAAAAGCAAATGGTTACCAAAGTTTACATACTACGGTAATAACCGGCGGCGGAAAAAGGTTGGAAATTCAGATCAGAACTGAAGAGATGCATCATATGGCTGAAGATGGTGTGGCTGCACATTGGCAGTATCATGGCACTGAACGCGATAAACAGTTTGACAAAAAGATTTCATGGCTCAAACAACTCCTCGAATGGCGCGCAGAATCAACAGATGCTAAACAATTTATTGAAAGCCTAAAAATTGATTTATTTGAAGATGAAATTGTAGTGTTTACTCCAAAAGGAGATCCTATTTCTCTCCCGGTCAACTCAACACCTGTTGATTTTGCTTATATGGTGCATACTTCGATTGGAGAAAACTGTTCCAAATCATTAGTCAATAATAAAATTGCGCCTCTTGAAACAGTGCTTCATTCAGGTGATGTTGTTGAAATTATCACTCAAAAAAATGCAAAACCTTCTCGGCAATGGCTTAAATTTGTTAAAACAAATAAAGCAAAAAGCAAAATAAGGCAAGCATTACATATGGAAGTAGAACATGACCCAAAAGCTGGGCGGAGAAAACTTGAAAAGCTCAAAGAATCTGTTCCTGAGAACCTTATCAATTACCTTGAAGTAGTCGGTATGAAATCAGATCAAGCAAAATTATCAAAATGCTGCAATCCCCAACTCAGTGATAGAATCGTAGGATTTCTAACAAAAGATAAAAAAGTAACTGTTCATAAACAAGGCTGCTCTAATATTCACAGTCTTGGTCAAACGAAAGAGATTCCTGTATTGTGGAATAAAAGCTCTCGCACTGAAACAACTATTTTACGCCTCCTCCTGGAACATAAAGTAGGAACGCTGGCAAAAGTATTGACGTGTTTTGTAGAAAAAAAGGTTAATATTTCTAATATTAATACTAAACCAAGCAAAGATAAAGTGCTTACTTCAATCACTATTGAAACTGCTGATAAACATATCATCAGCGAATTAATAAAAAATCTTAAAACAATTCCAGAAGTTGCCAACGTTGAAGAGATCAAAGGGTTTAGATGA
- a CDS encoding triose-phosphate isomerase, whose protein sequence is MSTKDPLIIGNWKMNKTAAESVAFVKEFQKKIKHIEYFNLVICPSFTALSEVNNVLKRDILELGAQDIFYEAKGAFTGEVSPLMLKEFKVKYVLIGHSERRELGETNEMVNKKLLTALQQGFTPVLCIGEDVKQRKEDEYKDFVLRQLKQCLKNVDQKQAKNIVIAYEPLWAISKGDQKKQPAGLLEIEEMHAFIRASLLQLYHQRVVEQMYIIYGGSVKPDNIREILILQDVDGVLPGNASLEVDSFISMIRNC, encoded by the coding sequence ATGTCAACCAAAGATCCCTTGATTATTGGTAATTGGAAAATGAATAAAACTGCTGCTGAATCAGTTGCATTTGTCAAAGAATTTCAGAAGAAGATCAAGCATATTGAATATTTTAATCTTGTTATATGCCCTTCATTTACTGCATTAAGCGAAGTAAACAACGTATTAAAGCGTGATATTCTTGAACTTGGCGCTCAAGATATTTTTTATGAAGCTAAAGGCGCGTTTACTGGTGAAGTCTCCCCCTTAATGTTAAAAGAATTTAAGGTAAAATATGTTCTTATTGGTCATTCTGAAAGACGTGAACTTGGAGAAACTAATGAAATGGTCAATAAAAAACTTCTTACCGCATTACAACAGGGATTTACTCCTGTTTTATGCATTGGAGAAGACGTAAAACAACGAAAAGAAGATGAGTACAAAGATTTTGTGCTTCGACAACTAAAACAATGTTTGAAAAATGTTGATCAGAAACAAGCAAAGAATATCGTGATTGCGTATGAACCTTTGTGGGCGATTAGCAAAGGCGATCAAAAAAAACAACCAGCAGGATTGCTTGAAATAGAAGAAATGCATGCATTTATACGAGCCAGCTTGCTTCAGTTATATCATCAACGTGTTGTTGAACAAATGTATATTATTTACGGCGGCAGCGTCAAACCAGACAATATTCGAGAAATTCTTATTCTTCAAGATGTTGACGGTGTTCTTCCAGGGAATGCATCATTGGAAGTTGATTCGTTTATTAGTATGATAAGGAATTGCTAA
- a CDS encoding RluA family pseudouridine synthase, translating to MIPIIYEDEHLLIVNKPPQIASHPGGVYEDNSLLDVLKQQGHYQQIHLINRLDFDTSGIIVCAKLTQTAKVLYHKMSERGFNKEYLAIVFGVLTKPITINQPLAEKRGTHIKWKVKISPQGKESITGITPLHTFIKEGKKYTLVLCKPLTGRQHQIRVHLASIKHPIVGDKIYIADRVFKYYTTHEHQLLPEHLTRIKSPRMLLHSFKVSFTFGNEKYAFTAPLPEDFLGFLDEKGKNIIGFIRHNPKNE from the coding sequence ATGATACCCATTATCTACGAAGATGAACATCTTCTTATTGTTAATAAACCTCCACAAATAGCAAGCCATCCAGGAGGTGTATATGAGGATAATTCTTTGCTCGATGTTCTTAAACAACAAGGACATTATCAACAAATTCATCTTATTAATAGGCTTGATTTTGATACTTCTGGAATAATAGTATGTGCAAAATTAACGCAAACAGCAAAAGTACTCTACCATAAAATGTCTGAACGAGGTTTTAACAAGGAATATCTTGCCATTGTATTTGGCGTACTTACTAAACCGATAACTATTAATCAACCGCTTGCTGAAAAACGAGGCACCCATATTAAGTGGAAGGTTAAGATAAGTCCTCAAGGAAAAGAAAGTATTACTGGAATAACACCTTTGCATACGTTCATTAAAGAGGGGAAAAAATATACACTTGTTCTCTGTAAACCCTTAACTGGAAGACAACATCAGATTAGGGTGCATCTTGCTTCAATTAAACATCCTATTGTTGGAGATAAGATTTACATTGCTGACCGCGTGTTTAAGTATTATACAACCCATGAACATCAGTTACTGCCAGAACATTTAACCAGAATTAAATCACCGCGGATGCTGCTTCATAGTTTTAAAGTCTCATTTACTTTTGGGAATGAAAAATATGCATTTACTGCGCCGTTACCTGAAGATTTCTTAGGATTTCTCGATGAAAAAGGTAAAAACATAATCGGTTTCATTCGGCACAATCCAAAAAACGAGTGA